CACGGCCAGCCGGACGTACTCGCCGGGGGGGAGGACCGGTCTGTCCGGACAAGGCTCGTCCGCCGTGACGTTTCCGGTTTCGATCGTCAACTTGCCGCCGTTCGGCATGGCGTCCCTGGCGTTCACGGCAAGGTTCAGGAGCACCTGCTCGATTTGTCCCTGATCCGCCCGGACGGGCCCGACCTTCGGATCGAGCAGGGTTGTCAGGTCGATCGGCTCGCCCAGGAGCCGCTGCAGCATCTCACGCATGCCGGCGACGAGTTCGTTCACGCTGAGCACTCTCGGGACCTGCTTCTGCTTCCGGCTGAAAGCGAGGAGCTGCTGGGTCAGCGAGACCGCGCGGGACCCTGCGTGGGCGATCTCGTCGGCAATGCGGCGGAGCGAAGTCGCCGGCGGCACCTGTTTCTGCATGAGCTTGCAGTATCCGGTGATGATGGTCAGCAGGTTGTTGAAGTCGTGCGCGATCCCGCCGGCGAGCTGCCCGATGGCCTCCATTTTCTGCGAATGGCGGAGCTGGGCTTCCAGCGCCGTTTCCCGCTGTTGGCGGCGGTAGCTGTCGTAGAAGACCCCGGCGGATCTCGTCAGGATCTCCAACATGGCCTGTTCAGAGCCCGTGTACCCGCCTGGGCGATTGGCCACGCCGATGAGGCCCACGACTTCGCCGGCCCGGAGGATCGGCACGCCGAGAAAGTGCCGGAGCGGGGGGTGTCCCGGAGGGAGCCCGTTCGAGCGGGGGTCGGAAGCGGGGTCGTTGGCCACGATGGGCCGGCCCGTGGTGATCACGTGCCCGAACAGGTTGTCGAGGTTGGAGAACTCCAGATAACCCACTTCGTTGTAGGTCCGGAGCGCCTGCTCGTAGAAGCTATGGTTGACGGCCCGATCCCAGTCGAGCCCTTCGTAAGCCAGGATGCGAAGGGTCGGTCCCTCCACCACCGGCCCGATGAACCCGTACTCGCTTTGGGTCTGGAGGAGCGCCGTGCGGAGAATCCTGGCACTGGCGGCCCGCCAATCCCCCGACTCGAGAAAAGCCGCGGCGGCATCCGTGATCGCTTCGAGTTGTTCGGCCTGGGATCGCAGGGTCCTTTCGGCATGGAGACGGTCGGTGACGTCGTTCGCAAGCATCAGGATCGCCGGTCGTCCCTGAAAAACGATGGGACTCCACGAAGCCTCAACCCGAAGGAGGCGCCCGTCCACTCGGCGATGGGACCATAGCGCGCCGTTGGAAAACGACGGCACGGCCGCCGCATCGGCTGCCGGCAACCGCCTGATTTGTTCAAGCAGCGCGGGGACTTCGCTCGGAAGGTGAATGTCCCGGAGCGTCATGCGGAGAAACTCGTCGTGAGCGTAGCCGTATTGCCCGATCGCGGCGTCGTTCACGGTGAGGAAGGCCAACGTGGCACGGTCGGCGATCCACGTGGCAATGCGGACACGCTCGCGAGCAGATGGATCCCGATCGCTCTCTGCGATCCTACTCATTCCCGTTCCTTCGTGCGACCCAGCGGGGTCCCACGCCAAGCCCCCGAGTCGCCGCAGCCTGGATGGACTGCGCCCCCAACGATGATGGAGTCATGAAAGCCTGCGTCGGAAAGACGGCGAGGCCACAGCGGCTTATTGCGGGATCGAGTTCCAGGGGCGAGAGATTAGGGGCCATTCTCCGACCAGTGAGTGATGAAGGGGTGTTGCACCGCCGCCATGAGCTCAACAGAGCTTCGGAGGAGAAGCTACCTACTAAATTCACCTGTAGGTGTCAAGGACTAAGTGAAGCAATCGGGTGAGTCTGTGTCCTTCTCACGGCATCGCGGGTCCATGCGAGCGGCGGCGGCAGACCGCCCGGCTGCTCCAGCTTGTGCGATACGGATTCACACCCATAGTGGCTCTCGGCACAAGAATCGCCGTGAGAAACACAATCCGTTGGGTAGTCTGGACGGATGCCTCTCTCTGGACAGTTCTGCCTGCCTCGGTCACAGAGGCTCAATTCCGAGGGCTGGCCGGTCGTCCTGCACAACCCCTGCTCGGCGGAGTTGGGACCGGCCGCGTTGAGCACCGCAGTGACGAACGTTTCCGTGCACCTGGCTCACAGGCAAGTGGCGTTTTCCGTCGAAGTGGTCCATACTCCTGGGTACGCCGCGCGAACCGTTGTCTGGATGGCCGCGGCCGTCGTCATCGCCACGTTCCTGCTCGGCTCCGGTATGCCGTTTCATCTCTTCGGCGATGGAGGGAGGAGATATACGGCAGCGGGGTACACGCGACGTCACGGTCGGGGTATGCCTCATGAACGAGGTGAAAAAGGGACGACTGGCTGTCGTGGCGATGGCCCTGTGGCTGGCCGGGTGCGGAGGGGAACGGTCCCTTCCGCCCGATGTCCCGTTGCCCATCGGGATGGCCAGGGCGAAAGTTGTGAAGGTGCTGGAAGGCGATACCGTGGCCGTCGTCTCCAGGAACGGGGTGGAACAGACGATCCGTCTCCTCTCGGTTGATTGTCCGGAAGCCGATCAGCCGTTCGGACGGGAATCCGCCCAGATGACCGCTGAGTTGACCTTGGGCCGGGACGTCGTCATCACGGAGATGGGACGGGACAGGAGTCAGCGCATCCTGGGAGAAATCAGACTGGCCGATGGAAGGCAATTGAACCGGGAGCTGGTCTCGGCCGGAGCCTGCTGGTGGTCCCGAAAGTATGCGCCGGACGACCGGACGCTCAGGGAACTGGAAGCCTCAGCCAGAAGCAACCGGCGCGGACTGTGGGCGGGGAAGCGCGATCCCATGCCCCCCTGGGAATGGCGAAAACGGTCGTCCCCCGACGCGCGGGTCGGGCCGTGACGCCGCTCCATGGCCGCCTGCGCGAGGTCTGACATGAGGAAAGTCCTGATGGCGCTGGCGCTCGGGCTAGCCGGCTGCGCGTCCGGCACCGTGTGGGAGCATCAGGCCGGCGGTTCAGCCGGCTTGCAACGGGACATCCAGGCTTGTCGTGAAGCGGAGGTGCAGCGCGCCAAAGAGTTCGATCCGAACGCGCAGTTTATCCTCCGCGAACGCATTCCCCTCTGCTTGCAGGAAAAGGGCTACGTGCCGCGCCCGGCTCGGTTCTGGGAGTCGGCCACGGAGTACTGATCGCACGGCCTAGTCGAGCGTGAATTCGCAGAGGCCCAGGAGCCGGCACTTGGCCGTGCCGTTCTCGCTGCTGTCCACGATGCGGCCGGTCTTTCTGTCGAACACCACCCAGTGGGTGTTCGGTCCCTCGCCCCAGAACGCCGTGTAGGTCTGCTTCTCTTCGGTGAGCTTCGTGGGCTTCCCCACGCGAAACACGATTTTCTCGTAGGATTCCTGGTGGACGCAGCCGCTCAGGAGTCCGGTCAGCCCTATCGAGACGAGTAGCACTTTCCACATCAGACTTTTCCTCCTACCGGGGAATCCGTGTGAGCGGGGCGATGATTCCGGCGATCTCGGCCGGGAACCGTTCGGACAGGGGCCCCACGAGCTTGTCCAGGTCGGCACGGGTGTGCACTACGTCGAAGCAGCCGATGTTCACGATGCCCAAGATGGTCCGTGGATTTTGGGCCGACTCGAAGAGGGGGAGCGAGATGGCCCAGGTGACCGACGCCGGAACCTTCTTCGCCTGGTCCGGCTCAAGGATGACGGCCCGCTCGGCCTTGACTTCCTTGCCCTTGCGGATCGTGACCTTGGGCTGACGGGTCTGGAAGGCCACGCCGGTCGAGCCGTAGCCCAGGGGAATTTGCAACGTGTCGGGGATCGGCCCCAGGTTCCAGGCCAGCTTTCCGATCAGGTGGAGCCTCGTGTCGTAGTCCATCAGGTATACATTGGCAAAGAGCTT
This sequence is a window from Nitrospirota bacterium. Protein-coding genes within it:
- a CDS encoding thermonuclease family protein is translated as MNEVKKGRLAVVAMALWLAGCGGERSLPPDVPLPIGMARAKVVKVLEGDTVAVVSRNGVEQTIRLLSVDCPEADQPFGRESAQMTAELTLGRDVVITEMGRDRSQRILGEIRLADGRQLNRELVSAGACWWSRKYAPDDRTLRELEASARSNRRGLWAGKRDPMPPWEWRKRSSPDARVGP
- a CDS encoding ATP-binding protein gives rise to the protein MSRIAESDRDPSARERVRIATWIADRATLAFLTVNDAAIGQYGYAHDEFLRMTLRDIHLPSEVPALLEQIRRLPAADAAAVPSFSNGALWSHRRVDGRLLRVEASWSPIVFQGRPAILMLANDVTDRLHAERTLRSQAEQLEAITDAAAAFLESGDWRAASARILRTALLQTQSEYGFIGPVVEGPTLRILAYEGLDWDRAVNHSFYEQALRTYNEVGYLEFSNLDNLFGHVITTGRPIVANDPASDPRSNGLPPGHPPLRHFLGVPILRAGEVVGLIGVANRPGGYTGSEQAMLEILTRSAGVFYDSYRRQQRETALEAQLRHSQKMEAIGQLAGGIAHDFNNLLTIITGYCKLMQKQVPPATSLRRIADEIAHAGSRAVSLTQQLLAFSRKQKQVPRVLSVNELVAGMREMLQRLLGEPIDLTTLLDPKVGPVRADQGQIEQVLLNLAVNARDAMPNGGKLTIETGNVTADEPCPDRPVLPPGEYVRLAVTDTGCGMDGATRARIFEPFFTTKEPGKGTGLGLATAYGIVRQNGGHIFVSSEPGQGSAFRIYFPRVTVRSSEDRPAPQQAEALSGTETVLVVEDEPGVRAIVRDTLAMQGYCVLEARNGKEALQVGRQHSGTIDLLITDVVMPHMNGHIVAQRLQQLRPNMRIVYMSGYPADAVAHHCEVKPGAAFLPKPLHPEFLTRKVREVLDTAANRP